Proteins encoded by one window of Superficieibacter sp. HKU1:
- the ispB gene encoding octaprenyl diphosphate synthase, giving the protein MNLVKINELTAQDMAGVNATILEQLTSDVLLINQLGHYIVSGGGKRIRPMIAVLAARAVGYQGNAHITVAALIEFIHTATLLHDDVVDESDMRRGKATANAAFGNAASVLVGDFIYTRAFQMMTRLGSLKVLDIMSEAVNVIAEGEVLQLMNVNDPDITEENYMRVIYSKTARLFEAASQCSGILAGCTPEEERALQDYGRYLGTAFQLIDDLLDYSADGETLGKNVGDDLNEGKPTLPLLHAMQHGNAEQAAMIRSAIEQGNGRHLLEPVLETMAACGSLKWTRQRAEEEADKAITALHVIPDNPWREALIALAHMAVQRDH; this is encoded by the coding sequence ATGAATTTAGTTAAAATCAATGAGTTAACCGCGCAGGATATGGCGGGTGTCAATGCGACCATTCTTGAGCAGCTCACCTCAGATGTACTGCTGATTAACCAGTTGGGACATTACATCGTCAGCGGCGGTGGAAAACGCATCCGTCCGATGATTGCTGTCCTGGCCGCACGAGCCGTGGGCTATCAGGGCAATGCCCACATCACGGTCGCGGCATTAATCGAGTTTATCCACACCGCGACCCTGCTTCATGATGATGTGGTGGATGAATCCGACATGCGCCGGGGCAAAGCGACGGCCAATGCCGCGTTTGGTAACGCTGCCAGCGTCCTGGTCGGTGATTTTATCTATACCCGCGCCTTCCAGATGATGACCCGCCTCGGCTCTCTCAAAGTGCTGGATATCATGTCCGAAGCGGTTAACGTTATCGCTGAAGGTGAAGTGCTGCAATTAATGAACGTCAACGATCCGGACATCACCGAAGAAAATTACATGCGTGTGATATACAGCAAAACCGCCCGCCTGTTCGAAGCGGCATCGCAATGCTCCGGTATTCTGGCAGGTTGCACGCCGGAAGAAGAGCGTGCATTGCAGGACTATGGCCGCTATCTCGGAACGGCCTTCCAGTTGATTGACGATCTGCTGGATTACAGCGCGGATGGCGAGACGCTGGGGAAAAACGTTGGCGACGATCTCAACGAAGGTAAACCTACCCTACCGCTTCTGCACGCCATGCAACATGGTAATGCCGAGCAGGCAGCGATGATCCGTTCCGCCATCGAACAGGGCAACGGTCGTCATCTACTTGAGCCAGTGCTGGAAACCATGGCGGCCTGTGGATCGCTGAAGTGGACCCGGCAGCGTGCGGAAGAAGAAGCGGATAAGGCGATTACCGCTCTCCACGTTATTCCTGACAATCCATGGCGTGAAGCGCTTATTGCCCTGGCGCACATGGCTGTTCAACGCGACCATTAA
- the sfsB gene encoding DNA-binding transcriptional regulator SfsB, whose protein sequence is MMEKFIDWHPADIIAGLHKKGTSMAAVSRENGLSSSTLANTLARPWPKGELLIAKALGTEPWVVWPSRYHDPVTHAFIDRTTLMRRPRRKK, encoded by the coding sequence ATTATGGAGAAGTTCATTGACTGGCATCCGGCAGACATCATCGCCGGACTGCACAAAAAAGGGACATCAATGGCGGCGGTATCGCGCGAAAATGGGTTAAGTTCTTCCACGCTTGCCAATACGCTGGCGAGGCCATGGCCGAAGGGAGAGTTGCTTATTGCTAAAGCTTTGGGCACAGAGCCGTGGGTAGTATGGCCTTCCCGCTATCACGATCCCGTTACGCACGCATTTATCGACAGAACCACCCTGATGCGTCGACCAAGGCGCAAAAAGTAA
- the murA gene encoding UDP-N-acetylglucosamine 1-carboxyvinyltransferase translates to MDKFRVQGPTRLQGEVTISGAKNAALPILFAALLAEDPVEIQNVPKLKDVDTSMKLLSQLGAKVERNGSVHIDAGDVNVFCAPYDLVKTMRASIWALGPLVARFGQGQVSLPGGCTIGARPVDLHITGLEQLGATIKLEEGYVKASVEGRLQGAHIVMDKVSVGATVTIMSAATLAEGTTVIENAAREPEIVDTANFLNTLGAKITGQGTDRITIEGVARLGGGVYRVLPDRIETGTFLVAAAISGGKIVCRGAQPATLDAVLAKLREAGADIKTGEDWISLDMHGQRPKGVNVRTAPHPGFPTDMQAQFTLLNLVAEGTGVITETVFENRFMHIPELIRMGARAEIESNTAICHGVAQLSGAQVMATDLRASASLVLAGCIAEGTTVVDRIYHIDRGYECIEDKLRALGAKIERVKGE, encoded by the coding sequence ATGGATAAATTTCGAGTTCAGGGGCCTACCCGGCTTCAGGGCGAGGTCACCATTTCCGGTGCCAAAAACGCGGCGCTGCCGATCCTTTTTGCCGCATTGCTGGCGGAAGATCCGGTTGAGATCCAGAACGTACCGAAGCTGAAAGACGTCGACACCTCAATGAAGCTGCTCAGCCAGCTGGGAGCTAAAGTGGAGCGTAACGGCTCCGTGCATATTGATGCAGGTGACGTCAATGTATTCTGTGCACCGTACGATCTGGTGAAAACCATGCGCGCTTCCATCTGGGCGCTGGGGCCGCTGGTGGCGCGTTTTGGTCAGGGTCAGGTTTCTTTGCCAGGCGGCTGTACCATCGGGGCACGTCCGGTCGATTTGCACATTACCGGCCTGGAGCAGCTGGGCGCAACCATCAAACTGGAAGAAGGCTATGTGAAGGCTTCCGTTGAGGGTCGTCTGCAAGGCGCGCACATTGTTATGGACAAAGTGAGCGTCGGCGCGACCGTGACCATTATGTCGGCGGCTACCCTGGCAGAAGGCACGACGGTAATTGAAAACGCTGCGCGCGAGCCGGAAATTGTTGATACCGCTAATTTCCTCAACACCCTGGGCGCGAAAATTACGGGCCAGGGCACCGATCGGATCACCATCGAAGGCGTCGCTCGTCTCGGTGGCGGCGTGTACCGCGTTCTCCCGGACCGTATCGAAACCGGGACGTTCCTGGTGGCGGCGGCGATTTCCGGCGGCAAAATTGTTTGCCGCGGCGCGCAACCAGCAACGCTGGATGCAGTGCTGGCGAAACTGCGTGAAGCAGGTGCGGACATCAAAACCGGTGAAGACTGGATTAGCCTGGACATGCACGGTCAGCGCCCGAAGGGTGTTAACGTGCGTACCGCGCCTCATCCGGGTTTCCCGACTGATATGCAGGCACAGTTTACGCTGCTGAACCTGGTGGCCGAAGGTACGGGGGTGATCACCGAAACGGTCTTCGAAAACCGCTTCATGCACATTCCGGAACTGATTCGTATGGGCGCGCGGGCGGAAATCGAGAGTAATACCGCTATTTGTCATGGCGTGGCGCAGCTTTCCGGTGCGCAGGTGATGGCAACCGATCTTCGCGCGTCAGCAAGTCTGGTACTGGCAGGTTGTATTGCTGAAGGCACAACGGTTGTCGATCGTATTTATCATATCGATCGTGGCTATGAGTGCATTGAAGACAAACTGCGCGCGCTGGGCGCGAAGATTGAACGAGTGAAGGGCGAGTAG
- the ibaG gene encoding BolA family iron metabolism protein IbaG: MENHEIQTVLMNALSLTEVHVSGDGSHFQVIAVGELFDGMSRVKKQQTIYAPLMEYIADNRIHALSIKAYTPQEWARDRKLNGF, from the coding sequence ATGGAAAATCATGAAATTCAGACCGTGCTGATGAACGCACTCTCTCTTACAGAAGTCCACGTTTCCGGCGATGGCAGCCACTTTCAGGTGATTGCTGTGGGCGAGCTTTTTGACGGCATGAGCCGGGTTAAGAAGCAACAGACGATTTACGCGCCGCTGATGGAATATATTGCGGATAACCGTATCCATGCGCTGTCGATCAAAGCGTATACGCCGCAGGAATGGGCGCGCGATCGTAAACTAAACGGTTTTTAA
- the mlaB gene encoding lipid asymmetry maintenance protein MlaB, protein MTQVLSWTREGDRLALAGELDQDVLNPLWEAREEAMRGVTRIDLSQISRVDTGGLALLIHLVALAKHQGNTVSLDGVNEKVYTLAQLYNLPADVLPR, encoded by the coding sequence ATGACGCAGGTACTCAGCTGGACACGGGAAGGTGACAGGCTGGCGTTAGCGGGTGAACTGGATCAGGACGTGCTTAATCCGTTATGGGAAGCGCGCGAGGAGGCGATGCGGGGCGTTACGCGCATCGACCTGAGCCAGATTTCCCGCGTCGATACCGGTGGACTTGCGCTACTCATCCACCTGGTTGCTCTGGCAAAACATCAGGGCAACACCGTTTCACTCGACGGCGTTAACGAGAAGGTTTACACCCTGGCACAGCTTTATAATCTGCCAGCCGATGTTCTTCCTCGTTAG
- the mlaC gene encoding phospholipid-binding protein MlaC — protein MFKRLLMVAMLVIAPLTAATAADQSNPYKLMDQAAKKTFDRLKNEQPKIRSNPDYLRDVVDQELLPYVQVKYAGALVLGRYYKDATPAQREAYFAAFREYLKQAYGQALAMYHGQSYQIAPEKPLGDATIVPIRVTIVDPNGRPPVRLDFQWRKNSQTGNWQAYDMIAEGVSMITTKQNEWSDLLRTKGIDGLTAQLQSISRQKITLDEKK, from the coding sequence ATGTTCAAACGTTTACTCATGGTCGCAATGCTGGTAATTGCACCTCTGACGGCCGCTACCGCCGCCGATCAGTCTAATCCTTATAAGCTGATGGACCAGGCCGCGAAGAAAACTTTTGACCGCCTGAAAAATGAGCAGCCTAAAATCCGCTCGAACCCGGATTACCTGCGCGATGTCGTCGATCAGGAACTGCTGCCTTATGTGCAGGTAAAATATGCCGGTGCGCTGGTGCTGGGCCGCTATTACAAAGACGCGACGCCTGCGCAGCGTGAGGCTTATTTTGCCGCGTTCCGTGAATACCTGAAACAGGCTTACGGTCAGGCGCTGGCGATGTATCACGGCCAGTCTTATCAGATCGCGCCGGAAAAGCCGCTGGGCGATGCGACAATCGTGCCTATCCGCGTGACCATCGTCGATCCGAATGGCCGTCCGCCGGTACGTCTGGATTTCCAGTGGCGTAAAAACTCCCAGACCGGTAACTGGCAGGCGTATGACATGATTGCTGAAGGTGTGAGCATGATTACCACCAAACAGAATGAATGGAGCGATCTGCTGCGCACCAAAGGTATTGATGGTCTGACTGCCCAGCTTCAGTCGATTTCTCGCCAGAAAATTACCCTGGATGAGAAGAAATAA
- the mlaD gene encoding outer membrane lipid asymmetry maintenance protein MlaD, with translation MQTKKSEIWVGIFLLVALLAGLFICLKAANVTSLRTEPTYRVFATFDNIGGLKASSPVRIGGVVIGRVADITLDPKTYLPRVALDIEDRYNEIPDTSSLAIRTSGLLGEQYLALNVGFEDPELGTSMLKEGSTIQDTKSAMVLEDLIGQFLYNSKGSDNQNTPDAPAAADGHTDAATPAGTTN, from the coding sequence ATGCAAACGAAAAAGAGTGAAATCTGGGTTGGTATCTTTTTGCTGGTTGCGCTGCTGGCGGGGCTGTTTATTTGCCTGAAAGCGGCGAACGTCACCTCGCTGCGCACCGAGCCCACGTATCGCGTCTTCGCTACCTTCGATAACATCGGTGGTCTGAAAGCCAGTTCGCCGGTACGTATTGGCGGCGTAGTCATTGGCCGTGTGGCGGACATCACCCTCGATCCAAAAACGTATCTGCCGCGCGTCGCGCTGGATATCGAAGATCGTTACAACGAGATCCCGGATACCAGCTCGCTGGCTATCCGCACTTCCGGCCTGTTGGGGGAACAGTACCTGGCGCTGAACGTGGGTTTTGAAGACCCGGAGCTGGGAACGTCTATGCTTAAAGAAGGCAGCACGATTCAGGATACGAAGTCCGCGATGGTGCTGGAAGATCTGATCGGACAATTTCTTTACAACAGTAAAGGCAGCGACAATCAGAATACCCCCGATGCACCGGCAGCAGCTGACGGCCATACTGATGCCGCTACCCCCGCAGGTACGACGAATTAA
- the mlaE gene encoding lipid asymmetry maintenance ABC transporter permease subunit MlaE, with protein MLLNALAALGHRGIKTISTFGRAGLMLFNALVGKPEFRKHAPLLVRQLYNVGVLSMVIILVSGVFIGMVLGLQGYLVLTTYGAETSLGMLVALSLLRELGPVVAALLFAGRAGSALTAEIGLMRATEQLSSLEMMAVDPLRRVISPRFWAGVISLPLLTIIFVAVGIWGGSLVGVSWKGIDAGFFWSAMHDAVDLRLDLINCLIKSVVFAITVTWIALFNGYDAIPTSAGISRATTRTVVHASLAVLGLDFVLTALMFGN; from the coding sequence ATGCTGTTAAACGCACTGGCTGCGCTCGGACATCGCGGTATCAAGACGATATCCACCTTCGGGCGCGCCGGGTTAATGTTATTTAATGCTCTGGTTGGCAAGCCAGAGTTCCGCAAACATGCGCCGTTGTTGGTGCGCCAGCTTTATAACGTTGGCGTGCTGTCGATGGTGATTATTCTGGTGTCAGGTGTTTTTATCGGTATGGTGCTGGGGCTTCAGGGATATCTGGTGCTCACCACCTACGGCGCGGAAACCAGCCTTGGGATGCTGGTGGCGCTGTCGCTGCTGCGCGAACTGGGGCCGGTCGTCGCTGCGTTGCTGTTTGCCGGTCGCGCCGGATCTGCGCTGACGGCGGAAATTGGCCTGATGCGCGCCACTGAACAGCTCTCCAGTCTGGAGATGATGGCGGTCGATCCGCTGCGCCGGGTGATCTCGCCGCGCTTCTGGGCTGGAGTGATCTCGCTGCCGCTGCTGACCATTATTTTTGTCGCGGTGGGCATCTGGGGCGGATCGCTGGTCGGGGTAAGCTGGAAGGGCATTGACGCCGGGTTTTTCTGGTCAGCAATGCATGACGCCGTCGACCTGCGTCTCGATCTGATCAACTGCCTGATTAAAAGCGTCGTGTTCGCTATCACGGTTACATGGATTGCGTTATTTAACGGTTACGACGCCATCCCCACTTCCGCCGGGATAAGCCGGGCAACGACGCGTACTGTTGTTCATGCTTCGCTGGCCGTTCTTGGTCTGGATTTTGTGCTGACTGCACTGATGTTTGGGAATTGA
- the mlaF gene encoding phospholipid ABC transporter ATP-binding protein MlaF, translating into MSQTMANLVDIKGVSFSRSNRLIFDNISLSVPRGKITAIMGPSGIGKTTLLRLIGGQIPPDSGEILFDGENVPDMSRSRLYTVRKRMSMLFQSGALFTDMNVFDNVAYPLREHTHLPASLLKSTVMMKLEAVGLRGAAKLMPSELSGGMARRAALARAIALEPDLIMFDEPFVGQDPITMGVLVKLISELNSALGITCIVVSHDVPEVLSIADDAWIVADKKIVAHGSPQALQDNADPRVRQFLDGIADGPVPFRYPAGDYHHDLLGTGS; encoded by the coding sequence ATGAGTCAGACTATGGCGAATCTGGTCGACATCAAGGGCGTGAGCTTTTCTCGTAGCAACCGCCTGATTTTCGACAATATCTCGCTGTCGGTGCCTCGCGGGAAGATCACTGCGATCATGGGACCGTCAGGGATCGGCAAGACGACGCTGCTACGGCTGATCGGCGGCCAGATCCCCCCTGATTCCGGGGAGATCCTCTTTGACGGCGAAAATGTGCCGGATATGTCTCGTTCGCGTCTTTATACCGTGCGCAAGCGCATGAGTATGCTGTTTCAGTCCGGCGCACTGTTTACTGACATGAACGTATTCGATAATGTCGCCTATCCGCTACGCGAACATACGCATTTGCCTGCCTCCCTGCTGAAAAGTACGGTGATGATGAAACTTGAGGCAGTAGGATTACGCGGAGCGGCTAAACTGATGCCATCAGAACTGTCGGGCGGTATGGCGCGCCGTGCGGCGCTGGCCCGTGCGATTGCGCTGGAGCCAGACCTGATCATGTTCGATGAGCCTTTTGTCGGCCAGGATCCTATTACCATGGGCGTACTGGTAAAATTGATATCTGAATTGAATAGCGCGCTTGGCATTACCTGTATCGTCGTTTCACACGATGTGCCGGAAGTGTTGAGCATTGCTGATGATGCCTGGATCGTGGCGGATAAAAAGATTGTTGCTCACGGTAGCCCACAGGCGCTACAGGATAACGCTGACCCCAGAGTGCGACAATTTCTGGACGGGATAGCCGATGGCCCGGTGCCGTTCCGCTATCCCGCAGGCGACTATCACCACGATTTACTCGGCACAGGGAGTTAA
- the kdsD gene encoding arabinose-5-phosphate isomerase KdsD, which yields MSQLALPPEFDFQQAGKEVLEIEREALTELDRFINQDFSRACESIFHCTGKVVVMGMGKSGHIGRKMAATFASTGTSSFFVHPGEAAHGDLGMVTPQDIVIALSNSGESNEILALIPVLKRLRVPLICMTSRPESSMGRAADIHLCVKVPREACPLGLAPTSSTTAALVMGDALAVALLKARGFTAEDFALSHPGGALGRKLLLRVNDIMHTGNEIPRVAKSASLRDALLEITRKNLGMTVICGDDMKIEGIFTDGDLRRIFDTGADLRSLNITDVMTPGGIRIRPGTLAVDALNLMQSRHITCVMVADGEQLLGVIHMHDLLRAGVV from the coding sequence ATGTCGCAATTAGCGTTACCGCCGGAGTTTGACTTTCAGCAAGCCGGTAAAGAGGTGCTGGAGATTGAACGCGAAGCCCTGACCGAACTTGATCGCTTCATTAATCAGGATTTCAGTCGGGCCTGCGAAAGCATTTTTCACTGTACGGGCAAAGTCGTGGTGATGGGCATGGGTAAATCCGGCCACATCGGCAGGAAGATGGCGGCAACGTTCGCCAGCACCGGCACCTCCTCATTCTTTGTTCATCCAGGAGAAGCGGCTCACGGTGATTTAGGCATGGTGACGCCACAGGATATCGTCATTGCCCTGTCAAACTCCGGCGAGTCGAACGAGATCCTGGCGCTGATCCCGGTGCTCAAGCGCCTGCGCGTGCCGTTAATCTGCATGACCAGCCGCCCGGAAAGCAGCATGGGCCGTGCCGCGGATATCCATTTATGCGTCAAAGTACCGCGTGAAGCCTGTCCGCTGGGCCTCGCACCGACAAGCAGCACGACCGCCGCGCTGGTGATGGGCGATGCGCTGGCCGTAGCGTTACTGAAAGCACGTGGTTTTACCGCCGAAGACTTTGCGCTCTCCCACCCCGGAGGCGCACTGGGTCGCAAACTGCTGCTACGGGTGAACGACATAATGCACACCGGCAATGAGATCCCGCGCGTGGCGAAATCCGCCTCCCTGCGCGATGCGTTGCTGGAGATTACGCGTAAAAACCTCGGCATGACGGTCATTTGCGGCGATGATATGAAAATCGAAGGCATCTTTACCGATGGCGACCTGCGCCGCATTTTTGATACCGGCGCAGACTTACGTAGCCTGAACATTACTGACGTGATGACGCCGGGCGGTATCCGTATTCGTCCTGGCACGCTGGCGGTGGATGCGCTGAACCTGATGCAGTCACGGCACATCACCTGCGTCATGGTTGCCGATGGCGAGCAGTTGCTGGGTGTGATACATATGCATGATCTGCTGCGCGCAGGCGTAGTGTAA
- the kdsC gene encoding 3-deoxy-manno-octulosonate-8-phosphatase KdsC, producing MSNAGASVATCYGPVSSQMLEQAKKIRLLILDVDGVLSDGLIYMGNNGEELKAFNVRDGYGIRCALTSGINVAIITGRKAKLVEDRCATLGITHLYQGQSDKLLAYRELLEKLALSPEQVAYVGDDLIDWPVMAEIGLSVAVADAHPLLLPRADYITRINGGRGAVREVCDLLLLAQGKLDEAKGQSI from the coding sequence ATGAGTAATGCTGGTGCCTCTGTGGCAACCTGCTATGGGCCGGTGAGTTCACAGATGCTGGAGCAGGCAAAAAAAATCCGCCTGCTGATCCTTGATGTGGATGGCGTGCTTTCCGACGGGCTCATTTATATGGGCAATAATGGCGAAGAGTTAAAGGCGTTTAACGTGCGCGACGGCTACGGCATTCGCTGCGCCCTCACCTCCGGTATCAATGTTGCCATTATTACCGGGCGAAAAGCTAAACTGGTAGAAGACCGTTGCGCCACGCTTGGCATTACGCATCTTTATCAGGGGCAGTCGGATAAACTGCTGGCCTATCGCGAACTGCTGGAAAAACTGGCGCTGTCGCCGGAGCAGGTCGCCTATGTCGGTGACGATCTTATCGACTGGCCAGTAATGGCTGAAATTGGGCTGAGCGTTGCCGTGGCGGATGCCCACCCGTTGTTGCTGCCGCGGGCGGATTATATCACGCGCATTAACGGTGGACGCGGAGCGGTACGTGAGGTCTGCGATTTGTTACTATTGGCGCAGGGCAAGCTTGATGAAGCCAAAGGGCAATCGATATGA
- the lptC gene encoding LPS export ABC transporter periplasmic protein LptC: MSKTRRWVIILLSLIALILIGVNLVSKDDTGESVVSSNDPTYRSEHTDTVVYSPEGALNYHLIAQHVEYFSDQAITWFTQPLLTTYDTTKTETWSIKADKAKLTNDRMLYLYGHVEVNALTPDAQLRKITTDNAKINLITQDVTSDDLVTLYGTTFNSSGLKMRGNLRNKTAELIEKVRTSYEIQNTQTQP; this comes from the coding sequence ATGAGTAAAACCAGACGTTGGGTTATCATTCTGCTGTCGCTGATCGCACTGATTTTAATCGGCGTGAATCTGGTGAGCAAAGATGACACCGGAGAAAGCGTGGTGTCGTCAAATGACCCAACCTACCGGAGTGAGCATACTGATACCGTGGTGTACAGCCCGGAAGGCGCGCTCAATTATCATCTCATCGCGCAGCACGTTGAGTATTTTTCCGACCAGGCAATTACCTGGTTTACGCAGCCGTTGCTGACGACGTATGACACGACTAAAACCGAAACCTGGTCAATTAAAGCGGATAAAGCAAAGCTGACGAATGACCGGATGCTGTATCTTTACGGCCACGTTGAGGTCAACGCCCTGACACCGGACGCTCAACTGCGCAAAATTACGACGGATAACGCCAAAATCAACCTGATCACGCAGGATGTGACCTCTGATGATTTAGTGACGTTATACGGTACGACATTTAATTCCAGCGGCCTGAAAATGCGCGGAAATTTACGCAACAAAACCGCCGAGCTGATTGAAAAGGTTAGAACCTCATATGAAATTCAAAACACACAAACTCAGCCTTAA
- the lptA gene encoding lipopolysaccharide ABC transporter substrate-binding protein LptA: MKFKTHKLSLKLVLASTLLAASLPTLAKTGDTDQPIHIESDQQSLDMQGNVVTFTGNVIVTQGTIKLNAEKVVVTRPGGEKGKEVIDGYGNPATFYQMQDNGKPVKGRASQMHYELQNDFVVLTGNAFLEQVDSNIKGDKITYLVKEQKMQAFSEKGKRVTTVLVPSQLQDKSNNQAPAQKKSN, from the coding sequence ATGAAATTCAAAACACACAAACTCAGCCTTAAGCTTGTACTGGCCAGTACGCTTCTGGCCGCCAGCCTGCCCACGCTGGCGAAAACGGGCGATACCGATCAGCCTATTCATATTGAGTCCGATCAGCAGTCGCTGGATATGCAGGGCAATGTGGTGACCTTCACCGGTAACGTTATCGTTACTCAGGGGACGATCAAGCTTAATGCCGAAAAAGTGGTCGTTACCCGTCCTGGCGGCGAGAAAGGCAAAGAAGTGATCGACGGCTATGGTAATCCGGCCACCTTCTACCAGATGCAGGACAACGGCAAACCGGTTAAAGGCCGCGCGTCGCAGATGCACTACGAGCTGCAAAATGATTTCGTGGTTCTCACCGGCAACGCGTTCCTTGAGCAGGTCGACAGCAATATCAAAGGCGACAAAATCACCTATCTGGTGAAAGAGCAGAAAATGCAGGCGTTCAGCGAAAAAGGCAAACGCGTCACCACCGTTCTGGTACCGTCGCAACTGCAAGATAAAAGCAACAATCAGGCCCCGGCTCAGAAAAAGAGTAACTAA
- the lptB gene encoding LPS export ABC transporter ATP-binding protein translates to MATLTAKNLAKAYKGRRVVEDVSLTVQSGEIVGLLGPNGAGKTTTFYMVVGIVSRDAGNIIIDDEDISLLPLHARARRGIGYLPQEASIFRRLSVFDNLMAVLQIRDDLTSEQREDRANELMEEFHIEHLRDSLGQALSGGERRRVEIARALAANPKFILLDEPFAGVDPISVIDIKRIIEHLRDSGLGVLITDHNVRETLAVCERAYIVSQGHLIAHGTPDEILKDEQVKRVYLGEDFRL, encoded by the coding sequence ATGGCAACATTAACTGCAAAGAACCTTGCGAAGGCCTATAAAGGCCGTCGGGTGGTGGAAGACGTTAGTCTCACCGTCCAATCTGGCGAGATTGTCGGATTACTTGGCCCTAACGGTGCGGGCAAAACCACTACGTTCTATATGGTCGTGGGCATCGTCTCACGCGATGCGGGCAATATCATTATCGACGATGAAGACATCAGCCTGCTGCCGCTTCATGCCCGTGCGCGTCGCGGCATCGGTTACCTGCCTCAGGAAGCCTCCATTTTTCGTCGCCTCAGCGTGTTTGACAACCTGATGGCCGTCCTGCAAATCCGTGACGATCTGACCTCAGAACAGCGGGAAGACCGTGCGAACGAGCTGATGGAAGAATTCCACATCGAGCATCTGCGTGACAGCCTCGGCCAGGCCCTGTCCGGGGGCGAACGTCGCCGCGTGGAAATCGCCCGCGCGCTGGCAGCGAATCCTAAGTTTATCCTGCTGGACGAACCCTTTGCGGGCGTTGACCCGATTTCCGTTATTGATATCAAACGTATTATTGAGCATCTGCGCGACAGCGGCCTCGGCGTGCTGATCACCGATCACAACGTGCGTGAAACGCTGGCCGTGTGTGAACGAGCCTACATTGTGAGCCAGGGCCATCTGATTGCCCACGGTACGCCAGACGAAATCCTCAAAGACGAACAGGTTAAGCGCGTGTATCTTGGGGAAGACTTCAGACTCTGA